The Mixta hanseatica genome includes a region encoding these proteins:
- the clcA gene encoding H(+)/Cl(-) exchange transporter ClcA, whose product MNQTPTSTEQLHVIPLRRTDFLRMLLRRDKTPVAILIVAGIVGTLAGLVGVAFEKAVTAVQAWRLGVVASTGDHLWLAFPLAFLLSAVLAAFGYWLVRRFAPEAGGSGIPEIEGALEELRPVRWWRVIPVKFLGGMGTLGAGMVLGREGPTVQLGGNVGRMVLDLFRMRSAEARHSLLATGAAAGLSAAFNAPLAGILFIIEEMRLQFRYSLISIKAVFIGVIMSSVVFRYFNGEHAVIAVGKLASAPINTLWLYLLLGMLFGVVGVLFNRLIFMTQDFFQRLHGGVMKKALIIGALLGGLCGILAVIKPEAAGGGFSLIPIAAAGHYTVGMLLFIFIARVITTLLCFSSGAPGGIFAPMLALGTLLGTAFGMASATLLPSLTLDPGTFAIAGMGALFAASVRAPLTGIVLVLEMTDNYQLILPMIITCLGATLLAQFLGGKPLYSSLLARTLAKQQAQQDEEKAQSARADT is encoded by the coding sequence ATGAATCAAACACCCACTTCCACCGAGCAACTGCATGTCATTCCTCTGCGTCGTACCGATTTTCTGCGGATGCTGCTGCGCCGTGATAAAACGCCCGTGGCGATTCTAATTGTCGCCGGTATCGTCGGCACGCTGGCCGGGCTGGTTGGGGTGGCCTTTGAGAAAGCGGTAACGGCGGTGCAGGCCTGGCGTCTGGGCGTGGTTGCCAGCACCGGAGATCATTTATGGCTGGCCTTCCCGCTGGCCTTTTTATTGTCCGCAGTACTGGCCGCCTTTGGCTACTGGCTGGTGCGTCGCTTTGCGCCAGAGGCGGGCGGTTCCGGCATTCCGGAAATTGAAGGCGCGCTGGAAGAGCTGCGTCCGGTCCGCTGGTGGCGCGTTATTCCGGTTAAATTCCTCGGCGGTATGGGCACGCTGGGGGCCGGCATGGTCCTGGGCAGAGAAGGGCCCACGGTACAGCTGGGCGGTAATGTCGGACGTATGGTGCTGGATCTATTTCGCATGCGCAGCGCTGAAGCGCGCCACTCGCTGCTGGCTACCGGGGCGGCCGCCGGGCTTTCCGCCGCCTTTAATGCGCCGCTGGCCGGTATCCTGTTTATCATCGAAGAGATGCGTTTGCAGTTTCGCTACAGCCTGATTTCTATTAAGGCGGTATTTATCGGCGTCATTATGTCGAGCGTGGTGTTTCGCTATTTTAATGGCGAACATGCGGTGATCGCTGTCGGCAAACTGGCGAGCGCGCCCATCAATACGCTGTGGCTCTATCTGCTGCTGGGCATGCTGTTTGGCGTTGTCGGCGTGTTGTTTAACCGGCTGATTTTTATGACTCAGGACTTTTTTCAGCGGCTGCACGGCGGCGTGATGAAAAAAGCGCTGATTATCGGGGCGCTGCTCGGCGGCCTGTGCGGTATTCTGGCAGTGATTAAACCAGAAGCGGCGGGCGGCGGATTCAGTCTGATTCCCATCGCGGCGGCAGGGCACTATACGGTAGGGATGCTATTGTTTATTTTTATCGCGCGCGTGATCACCACGCTGCTGTGCTTTAGCTCGGGCGCGCCGGGCGGTATCTTTGCGCCGATGCTGGCTCTGGGGACGCTGTTGGGCACTGCTTTCGGCATGGCCAGCGCCACTTTACTGCCTTCATTAACGCTCGATCCGGGCACCTTTGCCATTGCCGGAATGGGCGCGCTGTTTGCTGCTTCCGTGCGTGCGCCGTTGACCGGCATCGTGCTGGTGCTGGAGATGACCGATAATTATCAGCTAATTTTACCGATGATTATTACCTGCCTCGGCGCGACGCTGCTGGCGCAGTTCCTCGGCGGCAAGCCGCTTTACTCCTCGCTGTTAGCCAGGACACTGGCGAAGCAGCAGGCGCAGCAGGATGAGGAAAAGGCACAGAGTGCGAGGGCGGATACTTGA
- the erpA gene encoding iron-sulfur cluster insertion protein ErpA, whose product MSDEVAALPLQFTEAAASKVKTLIADEDNPDLKLRVYITGGGCSGFQYGFTFDDKINDGDMTIEKSGVSLVVDPMSLQYLVGGAVDYTEGLEGSRFIVTNPNAKTTCGCGSSFSI is encoded by the coding sequence ATGAGTGATGAAGTAGCAGCACTGCCGCTGCAATTTACCGAGGCGGCAGCCAGTAAGGTGAAAACCCTGATTGCTGATGAAGACAATCCCGATCTGAAACTGCGGGTTTATATTACCGGCGGCGGTTGCAGTGGTTTTCAGTACGGCTTTACCTTCGATGATAAAATCAACGACGGCGATATGACCATTGAGAAATCAGGCGTTTCGCTGGTGGTGGATCCGATGAGCCTTCAATACCTGGTCGGTGGCGCGGTGGATTATACCGAAGGTCTGGAAGGTTCCCGTTTTATTGTCACCAATCCGAATGCTAAAACCACCTGTGGCTGTGGTTCTTCCTTCAGCATCTGA
- the btuF gene encoding vitamin B12 ABC transporter substrate-binding protein BtuF, with translation MAKHVICLLALWLFSSLALAVGAPRVITLAPHLTELAFAAGITPVAVSAWSDYPPEAKSLEQVANWQGIKLERILALKPDLVLAWRGGSPQRQIDQLRALGVEVIWLDPNSVDSIVAALHQLAAWSPAPQQAHRAAEDLAARFAALRQRYANPTHRRVFLQFGQQPLFTAARATLQNQLLTLCGGENIFAASAAPWPQVSREQVLARHPDMIVIPGDSHAAAQIGRFWQPQLSVPVVAIPEDWLSRPGPRSVLAAEKLCQALQPDKH, from the coding sequence GTGGCTAAACACGTTATCTGCCTGCTGGCGCTCTGGTTGTTTTCCAGCCTGGCGCTGGCAGTCGGCGCGCCGCGCGTGATCACGCTGGCGCCGCATCTTACCGAACTCGCCTTTGCCGCCGGCATTACGCCGGTGGCGGTTAGCGCCTGGTCCGATTACCCACCAGAGGCAAAGTCGCTGGAGCAGGTCGCCAACTGGCAAGGCATTAAGCTGGAGCGCATCCTGGCGCTCAAGCCGGATCTGGTGTTAGCATGGCGCGGCGGTTCCCCGCAGCGGCAAATTGATCAGCTGCGGGCATTGGGCGTAGAGGTTATCTGGCTGGATCCCAACTCGGTTGATAGCATTGTCGCCGCGCTGCATCAGCTGGCGGCGTGGAGTCCTGCCCCGCAACAGGCGCATCGCGCCGCAGAGGATCTGGCCGCGCGTTTTGCGGCGTTGCGCCAGCGCTATGCCAACCCCACCCATCGACGCGTATTTTTACAGTTTGGTCAGCAACCGCTATTTACCGCCGCGCGCGCGACCTTACAAAACCAGCTGCTGACGCTGTGCGGCGGTGAAAATATCTTTGCGGCCAGCGCGGCGCCCTGGCCGCAGGTCAGCCGCGAGCAGGTGCTGGCGCGCCATCCCGATATGATCGTTATTCCTGGCGACAGCCATGCCGCCGCTCAGATCGGGCGTTTCTGGCAGCCGCAGCTGTCGGTGCCAGTGGTGGCGATACCGGAAGACTGGCTGAGTCGTCCCGGTCCACGCAGCGTGCTGGCGGCGGAAAAACTGTGTCAGGCGTTACAGCCCGACAAACATTAA
- the mtnN gene encoding 5'-methylthioadenosine/S-adenosylhomocysteine nucleosidase: MKAGIIGAMEQEVTLLRDKIENRQTISVAGCEIYTGTLNGVEVALLKSGIGKVSAALGTALLLEHCRPDFIINTGSAGGLASSLKVGDIVVSDEVRYHDADVTAFGYEPGQMAGCPAAFPADASLIAAAEACISQLNLHAVRGLVVSGDAFINGAEPLARIRATFPQAIAVEMEATAIGHVCHQFATPFVVIRAISDVADQESHLSFEEFLSVAAKQSSLLVETLLGNLARG; encoded by the coding sequence ATGAAAGCAGGCATTATTGGTGCAATGGAGCAGGAAGTCACACTGCTGCGCGATAAAATTGAAAACCGTCAGACGATTTCTGTCGCCGGCTGTGAAATTTATACCGGCACGCTGAACGGCGTGGAAGTGGCGCTGTTGAAATCAGGGATCGGTAAAGTTTCTGCCGCGTTGGGCACCGCGCTGCTGCTGGAGCACTGCCGCCCTGACTTTATTATCAATACCGGTTCGGCGGGCGGGCTGGCCTCCTCGCTGAAGGTAGGCGATATCGTGGTCTCAGACGAAGTGCGCTATCACGATGCGGACGTCACCGCCTTCGGTTATGAGCCAGGCCAAATGGCGGGCTGCCCGGCCGCTTTCCCGGCGGACGCCTCGCTGATTGCCGCCGCAGAAGCGTGCATTAGCCAGCTGAATCTGCATGCGGTACGCGGTCTGGTGGTTAGCGGCGACGCCTTTATCAACGGCGCAGAACCGCTGGCGCGTATTCGTGCCACCTTCCCACAGGCGATCGCTGTGGAAATGGAAGCTACGGCCATCGGCCACGTTTGCCATCAGTTCGCCACGCCGTTTGTGGTGATCCGTGCCATCTCGGACGTTGCCGATCAGGAATCCCATCTTAGCTTTGAAGAGTTCCTTAGCGTCGCGGCTAAACAATCTTCGCTGCTGGTGGAAACGCTGCTGGGCAACCTGGCGCGTGGCTAA